In one window of Nocardiopsis aegyptia DNA:
- a CDS encoding carbohydrate ABC transporter permease, giving the protein MTALADRPAAPTRARTPRRAPVRRLHPRVRRGLDYLLMGTVTLLFASPILYMFIGSLKPDDQVLDGLAGFVPRHLSLDNYADVFARFDDPSTGYFLDFLGTSVIVTGVVVLGGLVVNSLAAYSLARLRWRGRDAVLVLVLALAVLPFEAIAVPLFYLLNDFRNTLAVQSVPLVANAFSVFLFYSFFLKLPKEIEEAGRMDGAGPLRIFVQIIVPMSKPVFATVAILSFLTQWGMFLWPVLMVNDPAVRPLPLAISVYQGQPPFAWGDIMAFGVMMVLPMLVVFLVFQRWFVRSVATTGLKG; this is encoded by the coding sequence ATGACTGCCCTCGCCGACCGGCCGGCCGCACCCACGCGGGCGCGGACCCCGCGCCGCGCACCGGTCCGCCGGCTCCACCCGCGCGTGCGCCGGGGACTGGACTACCTGCTGATGGGCACGGTCACCCTGCTCTTCGCCTCGCCGATCCTGTACATGTTCATCGGCAGCCTCAAACCCGACGACCAGGTCCTCGACGGACTGGCGGGCTTCGTCCCGCGCCACCTGTCCCTGGACAACTACGCGGACGTCTTCGCCAGGTTCGACGATCCGAGCACCGGCTACTTCCTGGACTTCCTCGGGACGTCGGTGATCGTCACCGGAGTCGTCGTCCTGGGCGGCCTGGTGGTCAACTCACTGGCCGCCTACTCCCTGGCCCGCCTGCGCTGGCGGGGGCGCGACGCCGTCCTCGTCCTCGTGCTGGCGCTGGCCGTCCTTCCCTTCGAGGCCATCGCCGTGCCGCTGTTCTACCTGCTCAACGACTTCCGCAACACGTTGGCGGTGCAGTCGGTCCCGCTGGTGGCCAACGCCTTCTCCGTCTTCCTCTTCTACTCCTTCTTCCTGAAGCTCCCGAAGGAGATCGAGGAGGCCGGCCGGATGGACGGCGCCGGACCGCTGCGGATCTTCGTGCAGATCATCGTCCCGATGAGCAAGCCGGTGTTCGCGACCGTGGCGATCCTGTCCTTCCTCACCCAGTGGGGCATGTTCCTGTGGCCGGTGCTCATGGTCAACGACCCGGCGGTACGGCCGCTTCCGCTGGCCATCAGCGTCTACCAGGGGCAGCCGCCCTTCGCGTGGGGCGACATCATGGCGTTCGGAGTGATGATGGTGCTGCCGATGCTCGTCGTGTTCCTCGTCTTCCAGCGCTGGTTCGTGCGCAGTGTGGCCACCACGGGCCTCAAGGGCTGA
- a CDS encoding carbohydrate ABC transporter permease produces the protein MTAPAPPGAARTRPKARRQGWAGPLMALPAVAGLALFVALPFAMAIGLSLFNVRLDSFRPPDFFALEQYRRILVSPDFSGDFYRALGNNVLFAAVIVPVQTAAALALALLLNRPLRGMPVFRTFFFMPVVFPMALIATVWRLILDPGPDGMLNSVLGLATFGLFSPQDWLGDAATAMPSIMLLSLWQGVGFQMVILLAGLQGIPRQLYEAAEVDGAGRWQRFRAVTLPGLRNTLVFVALVTMILSFRLFDQVYILTRGGPDGATSTVMYLAVTTAFAESNVSRAAAMTVVLFVVVLGLTLLQRRLVTQEREIS, from the coding sequence ATGACCGCTCCCGCTCCGCCGGGTGCTGCCCGCACACGTCCCAAAGCACGGCGCCAGGGGTGGGCGGGGCCGCTGATGGCCCTGCCCGCCGTCGCCGGGCTGGCGCTGTTCGTGGCGCTGCCCTTCGCGATGGCCATCGGGCTCTCACTGTTCAACGTCCGGCTCGACTCCTTCCGGCCACCCGACTTCTTCGCTCTGGAGCAGTACCGGCGCATCCTCGTCTCGCCCGATTTCAGCGGCGACTTCTACCGGGCGCTGGGCAACAACGTCCTGTTCGCCGCGGTGATCGTGCCCGTGCAGACGGCGGCCGCCCTGGCCCTGGCGCTCCTGCTCAACCGTCCGCTGCGCGGCATGCCCGTCTTCCGGACGTTCTTCTTCATGCCGGTCGTCTTCCCGATGGCCCTGATCGCGACGGTCTGGCGGCTCATCCTCGACCCGGGGCCGGACGGCATGCTCAACTCCGTGCTCGGGCTCGCCACCTTCGGCCTGTTCTCCCCTCAGGACTGGCTCGGGGACGCGGCCACGGCCATGCCCTCGATCATGCTGCTGTCCCTGTGGCAGGGGGTCGGCTTCCAGATGGTCATCCTCCTCGCCGGCCTGCAGGGCATCCCCCGACAGCTCTACGAGGCGGCCGAGGTGGACGGAGCGGGCCGTTGGCAGCGGTTCCGGGCGGTCACCCTGCCCGGGCTGCGCAACACCCTGGTCTTCGTCGCCCTGGTCACCATGATCCTGTCCTTCCGCCTGTTCGACCAGGTGTACATCCTGACCCGCGGCGGTCCGGACGGAGCCACCAGCACGGTGATGTACCTGGCGGTGACCACGGCCTTCGCCGAGAGCAACGTCAGCCGCGCGGCGGCTATGACCGTCGTGCTCTTCGTCGTGGTCCTGGGCCTCACCCTGCTCCAGCGCCGCCTCGTCACCCAGGAACGGGAGATCTCATGA
- a CDS encoding ABC transporter substrate-binding protein — translation MIVRSKRTETRGALRAVAALAAPVLVLAGCGAGGGQADPGDGDGTITIWAHQGQDREVAALQDAVDAFGDANPDIAVELTLIPEADYTTTVTTASPDELPDVLEFDGPTMASLVYNGKLSPIDDFVSEQTRSNATDSILAQGTLDGSLYGLGMFDSGLGVYGNAALLDEAGISFPEGMEDAWTAQEFTDALADLAAKDDDGRVLDVKQNYGFGSGSEWTTYAFSPVVWSAGGALIDGDSADGALNTPGTVEALSLVQEWAGYTDANTDDSAFVSGDVALSLVGHWEYPNYSEALGEDLVVLPLPDFGHGVKTGQGSWAWGVAGTSDNGSAAGAFIDFLMADDQVAAMTAANGAPPGTKSAIETSDLYGPGGDLSLFADQLAATCGAGPVTADCVAVPRPVTAGYPVITRQFADAFAAIWEGGDVAEALDGAVTAIDTDFADNDSFTIS, via the coding sequence ATGATCGTGCGATCCAAGCGAACCGAGACACGCGGCGCCCTGCGCGCCGTGGCCGCCCTCGCGGCCCCCGTCCTCGTTCTGGCCGGCTGTGGTGCCGGAGGCGGGCAGGCCGATCCTGGTGACGGAGACGGCACCATCACGATCTGGGCGCACCAGGGCCAGGACCGGGAGGTCGCCGCCCTGCAGGACGCGGTGGACGCCTTCGGCGACGCCAACCCCGACATCGCGGTGGAGCTCACGCTCATTCCCGAGGCCGACTACACGACCACCGTCACCACGGCGAGCCCGGACGAACTGCCCGACGTGCTCGAATTCGACGGCCCCACGATGGCGAGCCTGGTCTACAACGGCAAGCTCTCCCCGATCGACGACTTCGTGTCGGAGCAGACCCGCTCCAACGCCACCGACTCGATCCTGGCCCAGGGCACGCTCGACGGATCGCTCTACGGCCTGGGCATGTTCGACTCCGGGCTCGGCGTCTACGGCAACGCGGCCCTGCTGGACGAGGCCGGGATCTCCTTCCCCGAGGGGATGGAGGACGCCTGGACGGCGCAGGAGTTCACCGACGCCCTGGCGGACCTGGCCGCGAAGGACGACGACGGCCGCGTCCTGGACGTCAAGCAGAACTACGGTTTCGGTTCCGGCAGCGAGTGGACGACCTACGCCTTCTCTCCGGTCGTGTGGTCGGCGGGCGGCGCACTGATCGACGGTGACAGCGCCGACGGCGCCCTCAACACCCCCGGCACCGTCGAGGCGCTGAGCCTGGTCCAGGAGTGGGCCGGCTACACCGACGCCAACACCGACGACAGCGCCTTCGTCTCCGGGGACGTCGCGCTGTCCCTCGTCGGGCACTGGGAGTACCCCAACTACTCCGAGGCGCTGGGTGAGGACTTGGTCGTGCTTCCCCTCCCGGACTTCGGCCACGGCGTCAAGACCGGCCAGGGCTCCTGGGCGTGGGGTGTCGCCGGCACGTCCGACAACGGTTCGGCGGCCGGCGCGTTCATCGACTTCCTGATGGCCGACGACCAGGTGGCCGCCATGACCGCGGCCAACGGAGCGCCCCCCGGCACCAAGAGCGCCATCGAGACCAGCGACCTGTACGGCCCGGGCGGGGACCTGTCCCTGTTCGCCGACCAGTTGGCGGCGACCTGCGGCGCGGGTCCCGTCACCGCCGACTGCGTGGCCGTACCGCGCCCGGTGACCGCCGGCTACCCCGTCATCACCCGCCAGTTCGCCGACGCCTTCGCCGCCATCTGGGAGGGCGGCGACGTCGCCGAGGCGCTCGACGGCGCGGTCACCGCGATCGACACCGACTTCGCCGACAACGACTCCTTCACCATCTCCTAG
- a CDS encoding glycoside hydrolase family protein, whose protein sequence is MRYAPPGACLNDFALLPGPPYVLLHLQAPWTEHPDVSLLETSYGRAVSHDLVHWEPLAPAFGVGRPGDFDDTSVWTMHPLRHGDGWTMAYTGVHDDGHKRQAVGLARTRAEDGSGWRRVPGTVVRPDARWYRAGEQEAWRDPWIVEPEGGLFGARYAMLVCARTAHGPVERSGCVGLAVSDDLRRWTVRPPLLVPGDVDELECPVLERVPGGWLLLGSVGPSHHIEAWRAERLDGSWERLGPLAPPGPYAPRLVDGPGGERLLLHTVQRRYGLDDGGAACRGMLAQPKVLETGPDDRPRLTWWPGVESHLGPALAPGDTVWDAVVDVAVEGGPARIVLRGEDAGFTVDLDPGALRVRGPAGGRETALEHPVAHLRALLFGEYLELYADGVLVACEASYATTPGPCLARGADHRPLPVTVRRVADPYPDRDDVSVALRAPRPDQGPPRRGPAPTGAVRGRSGAQ, encoded by the coding sequence ATGCGCTACGCACCACCGGGGGCCTGCCTCAACGACTTCGCGCTCCTGCCGGGGCCGCCCTACGTCCTCCTGCACCTCCAGGCGCCCTGGACCGAGCACCCCGACGTGAGCCTGCTGGAGACCTCCTACGGGCGGGCCGTCTCCCACGACCTGGTCCACTGGGAACCGCTCGCGCCCGCCTTCGGTGTGGGCCGGCCCGGGGACTTCGACGACACCAGCGTGTGGACGATGCACCCGCTGCGCCACGGAGACGGGTGGACGATGGCCTACACGGGGGTCCACGACGACGGACACAAGCGCCAGGCCGTGGGGCTGGCGCGGACCCGCGCCGAGGACGGCTCGGGCTGGCGGCGCGTCCCCGGAACCGTCGTGCGTCCGGACGCACGGTGGTACCGGGCCGGTGAGCAGGAGGCGTGGCGCGATCCGTGGATCGTCGAACCGGAGGGCGGGCTGTTCGGAGCCCGCTACGCCATGCTCGTGTGCGCCCGGACCGCGCACGGCCCCGTCGAACGCTCCGGCTGCGTGGGGCTGGCCGTCTCCGACGATCTGCGCCGGTGGACCGTGCGGCCTCCCCTCCTGGTGCCCGGCGACGTCGACGAACTGGAGTGCCCCGTCCTCGAACGCGTCCCCGGGGGCTGGCTGCTGCTCGGCTCCGTCGGCCCCTCGCACCACATCGAGGCGTGGCGGGCGGAACGGCTGGACGGGTCCTGGGAACGGCTCGGGCCGCTCGCGCCCCCCGGCCCCTACGCTCCCCGCCTCGTGGACGGCCCCGGGGGCGAGCGCCTGCTGCTGCACACCGTCCAGCGCCGGTACGGGCTGGACGACGGCGGCGCCGCGTGCCGGGGCATGCTCGCCCAGCCGAAGGTCCTGGAGACCGGCCCCGACGACCGCCCCCGGCTCACCTGGTGGCCGGGCGTCGAGTCCCACCTGGGCCCCGCGCTCGCTCCCGGTGACACGGTCTGGGACGCGGTCGTGGACGTGGCGGTCGAGGGCGGGCCGGCCAGGATCGTACTGCGGGGAGAGGATGCGGGCTTCACCGTGGACCTGGATCCCGGTGCCCTGCGGGTGCGGGGCCCGGCGGGCGGCCGGGAGACCGCGCTGGAACACCCGGTCGCGCACCTGCGCGCGCTGCTGTTCGGCGAGTACCTGGAACTGTACGCCGACGGTGTCCTCGTGGCCTGCGAGGCGTCCTACGCGACCACGCCGGGGCCCTGCCTGGCCCGCGGCGCCGACCACCGCCCGCTCCCGGTGACCGTGCGACGGGTGGCCGACCCCTACCCGGACCGCGACGACGTGTCGGTCGCCCTGCGCGCGCCGCGACCGGACCAGGGCCCGCCGCGGCGCGGGCCCGCCCCGACCGGTGCGGTGCGCGGCCGGTCGGGGGCACAATAG
- a CDS encoding LacI family DNA-binding transcriptional regulator has product MGASLSDVANRAGVSTATVSRALRGLPSVAEGTRLRIVRIARELDYTITPSASRLASGRTHTVGVVAPYVNRWFFGEVIFGVEEVLRSRGFDLLLYNLADATSRDRFFDAMPLRRRVDAVAVLSMPLSPEQAAVLSGLDVPLGLVGADAEGFACVRIDDVAGAGSAVRHLIMLGHRDIAHISGGGPATHSFTTPRDRARAYRDVLEDAGIGYRPELEAVGDYTVAGGERAMSALLSGATRPSAVFAQSDEMAFGAMRAIRHSGLRVPEDISVVGFDNHELADVLDLTTVEQPVAEQGNLVAQILLDLVESGGEPPPTMTLPTGLVVRGSTRPVSPR; this is encoded by the coding sequence GTGGGAGCAAGTCTGTCGGATGTGGCCAACCGGGCCGGGGTCTCCACCGCGACCGTCTCGCGTGCCCTGCGCGGCCTGCCCAGCGTGGCGGAGGGCACGCGCCTGCGCATCGTGCGCATCGCGCGCGAACTGGACTACACGATCACACCCAGCGCGTCCCGACTGGCCAGCGGGCGCACCCACACGGTCGGTGTGGTGGCGCCCTACGTCAACCGGTGGTTCTTCGGAGAGGTGATCTTCGGCGTCGAGGAGGTCCTGCGGTCCAGGGGGTTCGACCTGCTGCTGTACAACCTCGCCGACGCGACCAGCCGCGACCGGTTCTTCGACGCGATGCCGCTGCGGCGCCGGGTGGACGCGGTGGCCGTGCTCAGCATGCCCCTCTCACCGGAGCAGGCGGCCGTGCTGTCCGGACTCGACGTGCCCCTGGGGCTGGTGGGTGCGGACGCGGAGGGCTTCGCGTGCGTGCGGATCGACGACGTGGCGGGGGCCGGCAGCGCCGTCCGGCACCTGATCATGCTGGGCCACCGCGACATCGCGCACATCAGCGGAGGCGGTCCGGCGACGCACAGTTTCACGACCCCGCGCGACCGTGCCCGCGCCTACCGCGACGTCCTGGAGGACGCGGGTATCGGATACCGGCCCGAGTTGGAGGCCGTCGGCGACTACACGGTGGCGGGCGGCGAGCGCGCCATGAGCGCGCTCCTGAGCGGGGCCACCCGCCCCTCCGCCGTCTTCGCCCAGTCCGACGAGATGGCCTTCGGCGCGATGCGGGCCATCCGTCACAGCGGCCTGCGCGTGCCCGAGGACATCTCGGTGGTCGGGTTCGACAACCACGAGCTCGCCGACGTCCTGGACCTGACGACCGTCGAGCAGCCCGTGGCGGAGCAGGGCAACCTCGTCGCCCAGATCCTACTCGACCTCGTGGAGTCCGGTGGCGAGCCGCCGCCGACGATGACGCTGCCCACCGGTCTGGTGGTGCGCGGCAGCACCCGGCCCGTCTCCCCGCGCTGA
- a CDS encoding thioesterase II family protein, whose amino-acid sequence MHEGVLTRIRPVPHSRFRLFVLHHAGGSPQGYRAWVRHFPADWDVCLVEAPGRGRSSDRAPFTDARALARHLSERLLPYLDRPYGLFGHSMGALVGYEMALRLADGPAPSWLGVSAWSPAPGVEWDRPRHRLTDERLRASVARMGGTPAAVLEDPDRWRAAEPLIRADLAVVDTWRPGPGTPLLRHPVTVLGGEDDPGMPPSRLAAWQGRTEGPVRTHILPGGHFYFVGRLRAVAARVTEDVRAAEPVSV is encoded by the coding sequence GTGCACGAGGGTGTCCTGACACGGATCAGACCCGTTCCCCACAGTCGGTTCCGGCTCTTCGTCCTCCACCACGCGGGCGGCTCCCCGCAGGGTTACCGGGCCTGGGTCCGCCACTTCCCGGCGGACTGGGACGTGTGCCTGGTGGAGGCGCCCGGGCGCGGCCGCTCGTCGGACCGCGCGCCCTTCACCGACGCCCGCGCCCTGGCCCGCCACCTGTCCGAACGCCTCCTGCCGTACCTGGACCGCCCCTACGGCCTGTTCGGGCACAGCATGGGCGCCCTGGTGGGCTACGAGATGGCGCTGCGCCTGGCCGACGGCCCCGCGCCCTCCTGGCTCGGCGTCTCGGCCTGGAGCCCCGCGCCCGGCGTCGAGTGGGACCGGCCGCGCCACCGGCTCACCGACGAGCGCCTGCGCGCGTCGGTCGCGCGCATGGGCGGCACCCCCGCCGCCGTCCTGGAGGACCCCGACCGGTGGCGGGCCGCCGAACCCCTCATCCGGGCCGACCTCGCCGTCGTCGACACCTGGCGCCCCGGCCCCGGCACGCCCCTGCTGCGCCATCCCGTGACGGTCCTGGGCGGCGAGGACGACCCCGGCATGCCCCCGTCGCGGCTGGCCGCCTGGCAAGGCCGCACCGAGGGCCCCGTCCGCACGCACATCCTGCCCGGCGGCCACTTCTACTTCGTCGGCCGCCTGCGCGCGGTGGCCGCGCGGGTGACCGAGGACGTCCGCGCGGCCGAGCCCGTGTCCGTCTGA